One stretch of Miscanthus floridulus cultivar M001 chromosome 18, ASM1932011v1, whole genome shotgun sequence DNA includes these proteins:
- the LOC136521475 gene encoding exopolygalacturonase, which produces MACTDNAMRALFLLVLVCAAHAGKDKESSSAPAKEGGDAKAASGPGGSFDITKLGASGNGKTDSTKAVQEAWTSACGGTGKQTILIPKGDYLVGPLNFTGPCKGDVTIQVDGNLLATTDLSQYKGNWIEILRVDNLVITGKGTLDGQGPAVWSKNSCAKKYDCKILPNSLVLDFVNNGEVSGITLLNAKFFHMNVFQCKDMLIKDVTVTAPGDSPNTDGIHMGDSSGVTIVNTVIGVGDDCISIGPGTSKVNITGVTCGPGHGISIGSLGRYKDEKDVTDINVKDCTLKKTSNGLRIKAYEDAASVLTASKIHYENIKMEDSANPIIIDMKYCPNKICTASGASKVTVKDVSFKNVTGTSSSPEAVSLLCSDKIPCTGVTMDNVKVEYSGTNNKTMAVCKNAKGSATGCLKELACL; this is translated from the coding sequence ATGGCGTGCACAGACAATGCGATGAGAGCCTTGTTCCTCCTGGTGCTCGTCTGCGCCGCGCACGCTGGGAAGGACAAGGAGAGCTCCTCCGCTCCTGCCAAGGAGGGCGGCGACGCGAAAGCAGCGTCCGGACCCGGCGGGTCGTTCGACATCACCAAGCTGGGCGCCTCCGGCAACGGCAAGACGGACAGCACGAAGGCTGTGCAGGAGGCGTGGACGTCGGCGTGCGGCGGCACCGGGAAGCAGACGATCCTCATCCCCAAGGGCGACTACCTCGTCGGCCCGCTCAACTTCACCGGCCCGTGCAAGGGCGACGTGACCATCCAGGTGGACGGCAATCTGCTGGCGACCACGGACCTGAGCCAGTACAAGGGTAACTGGATCGAGATCCTGCGCGTGGACAACCTGGTGATCACCGGCAAGGGAACGCTCGACGGGCAGGGCCCCGCCGTGTGGAGCAAGAACTCGTGCGCCAAGAAGTACGACTGCAAGATCCTGCCCAACTCGCTGGTGCTGGACTTCGTGAACAACGGGGAGGTGTCCGGGATCACGCTGCTCAACGCCAAGTTCTTCCACATGAACGTGTTCCAGTGCAAGGACATGCTGATCAAGGACGTGACGGTGACGGCGCCCGGGGACAGCCCCAACACGGACGGCATCCACATGGGCGACTCGTCCGGGGTCACCATCGTCAACACCGTcatcggcgtcggcgacgacTGCATCTCCATCGGCCCCGGGACCAGCAAGGTGAACATCACCGGCGTCACCTGCGGCCCCGGCCACGGCATCAGCATCGGCAGCCTGGGGCGGTACAAGGACGAGAAGGACGTCACGGACATCAACGTCAAGGACTGCACGCTCAAGAAGACGAGCAACGGCCTCCGGATCAAGGCGTACGAGGACGCCGCCTCCGTGCTCACCGCCTCCAAGATCCACTACGAGAACATCAAGATGGAGGACTCCGCCAACCCCATCATCATCGACATGAAGTACTGCCCCAACAAGATCTGCACCGCCAGCGGCGCCTCCAAGGTCACCGTCAAGGACGTCTCCTTCAAGAACGTCACCGGCACCTCCTCCAGCCCCGAGGCCGTCAGCCTGCTCTGCTCCGACAAGATCCCCTGCACCGGCGTCACCATGGATAACGTCAAGGTCGAGTACAGTGGCACCAACAACAAGACCATGGCCGTATGCAAGAACGCCAAGGGCAGCGCCACAGGCTGCCTCAAGGAGCTCGCATGCCTCTAG